TTTCCTGAGTGCTTTCAAAAGATGAATAAATCCCAACGGAAAGAGTTTCCCCTTTGCCTTTTGCAGCCCCCTCGACAACGATGGGATGCTAATGCCAAATGCAACCATACGGTTGTTCTTGTCAAGTACAACCGGTACGAAGTCGGGGTTAATTAATCCGAAATATTGTTTAATGTACGCATCAACCTGTCTTTTCGTCAACGTCACAAAAGCGTACAGATGTCGATATTCATCATCAAGTATCTGAAAGATTTCTTTAGCATACGGCAGCAACTCTTTTTTGTTTCGCACCTCCAGTGTTTTCAGTTTATATCGTCGGATGACAGTATCAGCGATACTGGAAATTGTCTCGTTGGGTTCGGGTGGGACCAGAAGCTCATATTCTATCCAGTCGACGTCTTTTATATATCCCATTTTCTCCATATGTGTTGCGTAATAGGGATAATTATAAATTGTGGCCATCGTGCCAAGCTCGTCGAACCCTTCTACAAGCATACCCTCAGGGTCCAAGTCAGTGAAACCCAGAGGTCCATGCACCGCGGTCATGCCAGTCTCTCTCGCCCATGACTCAACTGTCTTGAATAGGGCTTCCGACACGCCCGCATCATCAATAAAATCGATCCAGCCAAATCGCATATAGTGCTGCTTCCATTTTTCTATATGCAGCCGGTTAATTATGCCCGCGATACGGCCGACAATGCGGCCCTGCCTGTACGCCAGCCAGTACTTTGCCTCGCAATTTTCAAAAGCGGGATTCTTATCCTGGCGCAGAGTATGGTATTCATTCCCAAAGAGAGGAGGAACCCAATTTGAGTTGCCGCGGTACAGCATGTAGGGAAAGCGGATGAAGGATTTTAAATCCTTCAGAGTAATAACTTCTCTGATCTGCACGTCCATGATACTACCAAAAATGCAGACGTATTACGAATCATGGAGGCGGCTAAAATGTTATAGATTAAATATCCCTACCAGTCAGATGCGTACGCGGGCCGCAAAGGTGGAATAATTTTCCTATAACATCTTTGAATCAAGCATGGTATCTAATACGTCTGGGGACTTTTTACTCAACCAAGAAATACTGACCGCAGGCGATTTCGGGAGAGGCGATGAATTATCCCGTTGTCGGATCGATGATGGCGATGACAAACGCCCATTCCCCCTGGGCTCCCCGCGGGACGGTGAAGGGAACGTGCCGGAGCAATACCACCTCTTTGGTTTCACATTAAAAGTGTAGCATGAATCTATCGCTCAATAAAGAAGGAGATCCGACAGAAGGAGAAACGCCCTAACGCAATGGAATAGAGCGGCAATCCCGTTGGGCGGGACGCGGGAAGGGAGCGAATGCAGGAGCATTACAGCATCCGCCCCGGAAAAGGCTAAAGTGGAAAATCAAGACTTGACCCCTTCCCCTCGAAACGACGCGGTTTTCGCGTACGGTGCGCCTTATAGTTCGCCGTTCCTTTTTTAATCTGATCCCAAGAAATACCGTGACCCGCACGAACACTGGCACGAGCGTGCTCAATTCGTTTCAAAAAACGGGGATCATTCACCAACTTAAACTCAAACCAATCATCCTCGCTCTTGAATCCAATGAGTACGCCCGCTGGCTTCCCATGCTTGGTGATCACGATCTGCTCATGCGATGCTTTATCAAGATACTTAGAGAGTTGATCCTTTACTTCGGCGAGCGCTACAGTTTTCATTTCATTCACTCCATTTCTTCAACCAGATAGCTGAATTCGACTTTTCTATTATCCCGAGCACAATGACCTCGCCATCTATCACGTCATAAAACACCCGAACCTCACCGACTCGAAGTCTATATTGTGGCCTGTCCAATCCCCTTAACCGCTTGATCCTGCTTTTGCTCTCCCGAGTCGGGCGGAATCGGAGATGCTGCTTGATGGCATCCCGTACTTCCGCTTTCAAAAATGCTGGCAGGTCGTCATAATCGTCTCCGGCTTCGGGGGCAAACGTGACACGGTAATTCATTTTGGCTATACTATAGCTAGATTATGGCCTATTGTCAATTCATTTTTAGCCAACTTGGTAATTAAACGGCAAGCCTTCTGAGCGGGGCGTGGGAATGGAACGAGCCGACAAGTCACGCATCCGTGCCGAAAAAGGCTAAAGTTAAAAATCAAGACTTGACCCCTTTGACTTCTCCCTCCCAGGTTCCGCAGTCAATAGTCATGGTGTGACCCTGATGCTTCGGGTCCGCGCTATTTCATCTTCGAGGCCAACTTGATCGTCCTGCCCGCAACCATGAACGCGCCTCTCCCGAGATGATGAATCGTCTGCGGGGCTTTCCTCAAGGGGTCGATCCATGCCTTGACTACCTTGAGGATGAAAAAGTTGTACTTCGTTACCATCCGCGCATCCACGACCTTGCATTCAAGATTCGCATAGCACTCACCGATGAGCGGCGCTGCGACGAGGGAGGCGGGCTCGGGGGTAAGGCAGCAAGCCCTAAATTTGTCGACGCGCTTCCCGGAGGTGTTGCCGCAGCCCACCGCCTTCGCCGCCAGCTCCACTGTCGGGATGTTGATAACGCATTCCCTGGTCGCTTTCAGGATGCCGAACGTATGGTTCCGGTTACTGATCACGCAGCCCACGATCGGCGGCTCGAACTCCATCATCGTATGCCACGACATGGTCATAATGTTCGCCCGCCCCTCGCGGGCCGTCGCGACCATCACTACCGGCCCGGGTTCGAGCAGCCGATAGACCTGAGACAAGGGAAACGTTCTTTTCCTCATCCGGGACTCCTTTCGACCTCTTGCAGAACAGACTGCCGCAATCGCAGCAAAGCAGGGCGCAAGTTCGGAACGCAGCTAACGATGAGCATAACCCGCACGCAATGGACGCGCAACGCGCGGCTATCGCTTGTTGGGGTTCATGCTCTTGTTGGAAATCTCCCCGCTACCGCCCAAAACTCCACCAAACAAGGACTCCTTGAGAACCGTGCCCTCAGGCACAGCAAACCGAAAATCCTTCTTACTCATATCGGGAGATGAGATGTCCACATGAACCTCGGTTGAAGAGCCTTTCATCTTGGTTGTCTTGCGGACGTCCCTTGATCTATTCATGGTCTCTCTCATCCTTTGCTTGTTCTCTATTGTGACTTCTTGCCCCATACCCTTGATCGCTTCTTCAAGTTCCTGATCAGTCAATTCGGGCATTGCCATACCTCCTTCGGGAGGCTCAAGAGAACGGAGATGCTTCAGGATGAGATGCGTGGACTTAGAAATCCAGAATGTTTCCTTCTTTGATATCGTTGATGCTCCGCTGATAACATAGCAGTCTTCTTCTCCGATTTTCTCCACCTTTGCTATCTTGGGGTCTTTCAGTCTTGAGAACAGAGTAGGGCACTCCTTGAATGCGGACAAAAAGAGCGACGGGATTGTGAACGCAGCGCCACCGGAGATTCCTGTTGCGCCGGCCAAGGCAAGTTCGTCACTACTCATCTTCGAATATGCATTCATCACTCCCATGTAGAGATATGGTTGAGACCCATCACTCCACACTGCTCCGGACTGAGCCATGCCTGGCATCGGCATGTTCTTTTGTGTCCAGGAAATGAGGTAGAAGTTTGGCTTCTTGAGCAGTATCGAAAACGAAGTCTCTATGTTCATCTTCATTCCACCAGTGTCGATATTCGAAGTGATGGTTCCTTGTGCCTTGTAGGTCTGCATTGACTCGTACGTGGTTTCGACCTTTTCGAATATCTTACTTGGGATCATGTCCTCCGCAAAGCCATGCGTGCCCAGCATCATCACGATGGCAAACGCAAAGAGTTTCTTTCCTGTCATGATTCTCTCCTTTTTCAGTTTCTAACGCCTGAATTGAGCGGTGATCCCGCTGCCTGCAGGCAGGAGCGCGACGCGCATCCGCAACGGCAAGGCGGAAGCCCCGCAGGGAGCGCCCGCTCGAATGACTTGTTCGCGTCGCCTGCACCCTCTGGTTCGACGATCCTTTCAGTTCATTGGAATGATGTCAGCGTAAGCAAACCCATTCCGAGTCACAATATCGCCGACGCTGACCTGGACAGTTTTCCGAAACATCGGCCCCCCCACGACGACTGTGTGGATTTCCCCGTTCTCTCCGCACGGGTCGCAATCCTTGGGGAACTCCGCAATCAAGGCCCTTGACCACTTCTGCCCAGCAAAACGCGAAGGCAGTTTCTTGAGATCAACACTGCTGACATAGGCTTCGAGTCCTGCTGACAGCATTTGCTCCGCCAGGTCGCTCGTGGGGATCCCCCACAACGGAAAAAGAGGATCAATTCCGGTTCCTTTTAATTGATTCTCCCGATACTTTCGGACGTCCTCAAGAAACAGATCTCCGAATGCCATGCACTCAATCCTCTTGCCGGCAGACTCGGTGACGAAACGTCGCATGATGTCGTCGCATTGCTCGTTTGTGCATGGGTCGGGTAAACTGATGGTTTCGATCGGAAGACCTACTGCCTCGGCTTGACGCTGAAGCATCTCCAACCGAGTGGCGTGCATCGACACACGATTGTATTTCTGGTTCATTACGGTAAACAAGCCGAGAAGCTCAATCCTCGGGTCTTGTTGGAGCAGGTGAAGCGCCCATGAGCTGTCCTTGCCGCTACTCCAGCTCAATAGTGTCTTTTTCTTCATCATACCTTCTGTCGAACTACGGAATTGAGCGGTGATCCCGCTGAGCGGGACGCGGGGAGGGGCGAACGCTTGTGCGCTCGCGCATCCGCGCAGGAAAGCCCAAAAGTCAAAATTCAAGACTTGACCCCTTGCCTGCCTAATCCCTTTTAGGGTTAATAATTCTCCATGCATCTAACTTTTCTGGACGGTCAAAGAAAATATTCTTACCTGTTGCAGATAGAGGAATCCCTATTATGAGATCACATGGTTTTAATAATCCTAATATCAACGCTGCGACTCCCACTTTCTGCATCATTCGATTGTCAATATTGTGATCCATGGCAGTCTTAGCAGCCGAACCTGCTGCAATGCTTAAATCCATGATTCTAAACATACAAAAAGGGCCAGCGAAATCTGATTTATCAATTAGAGCTGGCTTTTGCTTACGCATTCCGGCACAAGTTAAAATACCACATCCTCCGCAATTTATACCTACCGCTTTTCGGCCTTGGACTCCGATAAGAAACAAAAGACCGGAATATTTTACAGACTTTGCATCGCTCGTCCAATCCATTCGGATCGCCTCTCCTCGTTTCTTGTCTGTCTTAGAGACGGCGCTTCCTTTCATCGCACCTATTTCTTGCATCCTTCTTGAAATATCGCTTTTTTCTTTTGTTGTTGCGAGCTTTGTTTTAATCCAATCCGCCCCACCTGCTTTAGGAGCCGTGCGCGCAGAAACGGCCATCAAACCAGCGACTATCTTTAAACCTTCTCTATCAAGTGCATTCACGGTTCACCTCCAAAACTTATAAGACGCTCAGCAACGCCTATCGCCGTCAGATGGAGCGCATCGTTGCGCCGTTGTCATGTCGTTTTGTCAGATGAATGCAGTTCAGGGTAAAGCTTTGTGGCGCACTCAGGACATACCCCATGAGTAAATTGCGCCTCTGAATGGTCTCTGACATAGGATTCTATCTGGGTCCAATGGCCTTTGACGTCACGAATCTTTTTACAGGAAGCACATATTGGCAACAAGCCGCTCAACAGCTTTACTCTACCCAATGCGTCTTGTAGCTCATTGACCGTGCCCTTCAGTTTTTCCAATAAAGGATCAGTGACCTTAATAAAAAGTGCGGCTCCAACAGCTATGGCAATCACTCCGATCAATCCGCCCACCAAACCGGCTCTCGTGAAGGGCGCGCGAATCTCGGCAAGATCGATCTTGGCGACAATGCCCATGTTCAGCTCCTTAACCGGCTCGTATGCCGCAAGCACTCTCACGCCTCGATAGTCGAGGCCGACGACGGTGCCCGAACGGCCAGACAATGCCAACCTCATGGGTTCTGCCAACTTTGAGTCAAAGGGGATAGGTTTCGGGTTCCTGAGGTCATAATGACGATGCCGCAGAAGATAGACCATCATGTCCCCTTCCTTCTGAGCAAGAGTGAATTCTCCAGTTTTGCTTAAACCCTCATAATGATCATGCGCATCAACTATCTGGCTCAGCACCGCTTGCCGTGCGCCCCTGGGATAGACTTTCATGTAGTGGTTATCAAATCGCGCAATTGCCTCAATCAAACGGGCTTGGCTCTTG
This is a stretch of genomic DNA from Candidatus Auribacterota bacterium. It encodes these proteins:
- a CDS encoding type II toxin-antitoxin system Phd/YefM family antitoxin, which gives rise to MKTVALAEVKDQLSKYLDKASHEQIVITKHGKPAGVLIGFKSEDDWFEFKLVNDPRFLKRIEHARASVRAGHGISWDQIKKGTANYKAHRTRKPRRFEGKGSSLDFPL
- a CDS encoding type II toxin-antitoxin system RelE/ParE family toxin, encoding MNYRVTFAPEAGDDYDDLPAFLKAEVRDAIKQHLRFRPTRESKSRIKRLRGLDRPQYRLRVGEVRVFYDVIDGEVIVLGIIEKSNSAIWLKKWSE
- a CDS encoding flavin reductase family protein, coding for MRKRTFPLSQVYRLLEPGPVVMVATAREGRANIMTMSWHTMMEFEPPIVGCVISNRNHTFGILKATRECVINIPTVELAAKAVGCGNTSGKRVDKFRACCLTPEPASLVAAPLIGECYANLECKVVDARMVTKYNFFILKVVKAWIDPLRKAPQTIHHLGRGAFMVAGRTIKLASKMK
- a CDS encoding DUF2092 domain-containing protein — translated: MTGKKLFAFAIVMMLGTHGFAEDMIPSKIFEKVETTYESMQTYKAQGTITSNIDTGGMKMNIETSFSILLKKPNFYLISWTQKNMPMPGMAQSGAVWSDGSQPYLYMGVMNAYSKMSSDELALAGATGISGGAAFTIPSLFLSAFKECPTLFSRLKDPKIAKVEKIGEEDCYVISGASTISKKETFWISKSTHLILKHLRSLEPPEGGMAMPELTDQELEEAIKGMGQEVTIENKQRMRETMNRSRDVRKTTKMKGSSTEVHVDISSPDMSKKDFRFAVPEGTVLKESLFGGVLGGSGEISNKSMNPNKR
- a CDS encoding ATP-binding protein, yielding MMKKKTLLSWSSGKDSSWALHLLQQDPRIELLGLFTVMNQKYNRVSMHATRLEMLQRQAEAVGLPIETISLPDPCTNEQCDDIMRRFVTESAGKRIECMAFGDLFLEDVRKYRENQLKGTGIDPLFPLWGIPTSDLAEQMLSAGLEAYVSSVDLKKLPSRFAGQKWSRALIAEFPKDCDPCGENGEIHTVVVGGPMFRKTVQVSVGDIVTRNGFAYADIIPMN
- a CDS encoding DUF2148 domain-containing protein, with the translated sequence MNALDREGLKIVAGLMAVSARTAPKAGGADWIKTKLATTKEKSDISRRMQEIGAMKGSAVSKTDKKRGEAIRMDWTSDAKSVKYSGLLFLIGVQGRKAVGINCGGCGILTCAGMRKQKPALIDKSDFAGPFCMFRIMDLSIAAGSAAKTAMDHNIDNRMMQKVGVAALILGLLKPCDLIIGIPLSATGKNIFFDRPEKLDAWRIINPKRD